The Melitaea cinxia chromosome 8, ilMelCinx1.1, whole genome shotgun sequence genomic interval CAATATTCATTAAACAGGcaaataaaaagtatcatacAAACTACAtctaagttatatctaatattatgTTTGAGGATTTTGCGGAGCATTGTTATTTGAGTTAGAGTTATTGCTATCGAAcgtattcttattttttaataaataagctGCTAAGTAATTTATAGGATCGGGCGGACGTTCCTTTGCTAAAGCTGATAGACCTTGAAGTAAAATTGGTACAACTGTTTGGTCGaggtattggcgtgttggcagtGCATTGAGATCGATTCGAGACTTTCGACTAGCATTggtttcattttctttttccatcgatattattttctaaaaataat includes:
- the LOC123655526 gene encoding protein dpy-30 homolog, with protein sequence MSETSLQGNQSRKEDQQSKIPESVKKIISMEKENETNASRKSRIDLNALPTRQYLDQTVVPILLQGLSALAKERPPDPINYLAAYLLKNKNTFDSNNSNSNNNAPQNPQT